From Thermoflavifilum aggregans, a single genomic window includes:
- a CDS encoding histidine kinase: protein MKYFIFQQGKLHLLCVLAIFCLLGKAVAVGTLQADTFVLSQSQPDTAIDIRSYTATFNDSSRGYSIEKIVHQYFLSPRNFHDLPWINSHVHDFWLRISIFNPGVQRDDIYWYVGYPDHAYFYSLQPDGSYRLAASAGLMEKGSGWNKWNRFAFLLHLPANTTSVFYLHIINIYDIENPLYSRLYAADTWNQFAEQQNLLYAPISRWVFFITGLLFIIGVLALIGYGKTREPMYGLIGLFSLAMILYFFAKLAAYPYQFSLFASLPVLQYVFDISGPLLCFYLPFAAFSKNLVSIYFSSKWIIKSFQFALLLIVLFIGAQWIFMFTGHYRAARILYILFFYASLTPIVVFLWWLHPRRKNKAIKYFLLGAWILFLTSILSFHAGLLLPANQISYGMQMFSFKILMVGSVCALVSFLLSAAYHERRVQTETIIRQQKSIQEMSRQIQKLSTDLQQLEQISADKKHQLESVTKELNELRRMKLEAEYQLKLNELELKAIRAQMNPHFIFNCLNSIQLFIMQKHDELAQEYLSDFSLLIRQTLEMSRLNFVSLEEEIQYLQTYLRLEKMRFEERMDYEIRIDPEIDPDRTEIPTMLLQPYVENAVKHGINHPRHKGRIIIHFEEKEDVLVCNVEDNGIGIKRTREMGMDNFRKHLMAGMELSKMRAEWINKIFHTEIRIEIIDKEEKLGDVSGTLVRIWVPQT from the coding sequence ATGAAATATTTTATTTTTCAACAGGGAAAATTACACCTGCTTTGCGTACTGGCCATCTTTTGTCTGCTTGGCAAAGCCGTAGCTGTCGGAACCCTTCAGGCCGATACTTTTGTTTTGTCACAATCCCAGCCCGATACTGCTATCGATATCAGATCATACACCGCCACATTCAACGATTCATCGCGCGGATATTCTATTGAAAAAATTGTACATCAATATTTTCTTTCTCCTCGTAATTTTCATGATTTGCCATGGATTAATTCTCATGTTCACGATTTCTGGCTTAGGATATCAATATTCAACCCGGGTGTCCAGCGCGATGATATATACTGGTACGTAGGATATCCCGACCATGCCTATTTTTACTCCCTGCAACCGGATGGCTCCTATCGTCTTGCTGCAAGCGCAGGTTTAATGGAAAAAGGCAGTGGATGGAACAAATGGAATCGCTTTGCTTTTCTTCTGCATCTTCCGGCCAATACTACAAGTGTGTTTTATCTGCACATTATCAACATCTATGATATAGAAAATCCGCTCTATTCCAGGCTTTATGCGGCTGATACGTGGAACCAGTTTGCCGAGCAGCAAAATTTGCTGTATGCACCCATAAGCAGATGGGTTTTTTTCATAACTGGATTGTTGTTTATCATAGGCGTGCTGGCGCTTATCGGATATGGGAAAACACGTGAACCTATGTATGGATTGATAGGATTGTTTTCTTTAGCGATGATACTGTATTTCTTCGCCAAACTAGCTGCATATCCTTACCAGTTTTCCCTTTTTGCCTCCCTGCCAGTCTTACAATATGTCTTTGATATTTCAGGGCCTTTGCTGTGTTTTTATCTGCCATTTGCAGCTTTCAGTAAAAACCTGGTTTCAATTTATTTTTCATCCAAATGGATAATTAAATCTTTTCAATTCGCACTTCTTCTCATTGTTTTGTTTATCGGCGCGCAATGGATTTTTATGTTTACCGGACACTATCGGGCTGCCAGAATTTTATACATATTGTTTTTCTATGCTTCATTAACTCCTATTGTCGTTTTTTTGTGGTGGCTGCATCCACGCAGGAAAAACAAAGCCATAAAATATTTTTTGCTTGGTGCATGGATACTATTTTTAACTAGTATCCTTTCCTTTCATGCAGGTCTTTTATTGCCGGCTAACCAGATTTCCTATGGCATGCAGATGTTTTCATTCAAGATATTAATGGTGGGAAGTGTATGTGCCCTGGTTAGTTTTCTCCTTAGCGCTGCATATCATGAAAGAAGAGTGCAGACAGAAACGATTATCCGGCAGCAAAAATCTATTCAGGAAATGAGCCGGCAGATACAAAAGCTAAGTACAGATCTGCAACAATTAGAACAAATATCTGCCGATAAAAAACATCAGCTGGAATCTGTCACCAAAGAATTAAATGAACTTCGGCGGATGAAGCTGGAAGCAGAATATCAGCTAAAGCTAAACGAGCTTGAGCTTAAGGCTATCCGGGCACAAATGAATCCTCATTTTATTTTCAATTGCCTAAATTCGATTCAGCTTTTTATCATGCAAAAACATGATGAGCTTGCTCAGGAATACCTGTCTGACTTTTCATTGCTTATCCGGCAAACGCTGGAGATGTCCCGGCTGAATTTTGTATCCCTTGAAGAAGAAATCCAGTATCTGCAAACTTATTTAAGGCTGGAAAAAATGCGCTTTGAGGAAAGAATGGATTATGAAATCAGAATAGATCCGGAAATAGATCCGGATCGTACAGAAATACCAACCATGTTATTACAGCCTTATGTAGAAAATGCCGTCAAACATGGCATCAATCATCCTCGTCACAAAGGCAGAATCATCATTCATTTCGAAGAAAAAGAAGATGTACTTGTTTGCAATGTTGAAGATAATGGAATAGGCATCAAACGTACCAGGGAAATGGGAATGGATAATTTCAGAAAACATTTGATGGCCGGCATGGAATTAAGCAAAATGCGTGCTGAGTGGATAAATAAAATATTTCATACCGAAATCCGGATTGAAATAATTGATAAGGAAGAAAAATTGGGTGATGTGTCGGGTACACTGGTGCGTATCTGGGTACCACAAACATAA
- a CDS encoding 4a-hydroxytetrahydrobiopterin dehydratase, with translation MWEEKDNQLVRTFVFRDFSEAFAFMTRVAMLAEKMDHHPYWENVYNKVTIYLTTHDAGNTITEKDRQLARAIDELMKS, from the coding sequence ATGTGGGAAGAAAAGGACAATCAACTAGTCAGAACTTTTGTATTTCGTGATTTTTCAGAAGCATTTGCCTTTATGACACGTGTGGCCATGCTTGCCGAAAAAATGGATCACCATCCCTACTGGGAAAATGTGTACAACAAAGTTACCATTTACCTGACCACGCATGATGCCGGCAATACGATTACGGAAAAAGACAGGCAATTGGCCCGTGCTATTGATGAATTGATGAAATCATAG
- a CDS encoding IPExxxVDY family protein, producing MKTSQPKILKLDEQQLVEQFFESTQLIGMVSDLPDYELCWHLNQDLNTNFRVNLDLEIAWKQNRRTYFFTVFEYLDARLLNVHYLYNNHKQGMALLPEVKHLNYIWMIKGPYFTTNEREGLLMDLKQLPYIRMAVELSREELKNRRNLIL from the coding sequence ATGAAAACCTCCCAACCGAAAATATTAAAACTGGATGAGCAACAACTTGTTGAACAGTTCTTTGAGTCAACTCAGCTAATAGGTATGGTGTCTGACCTGCCAGATTATGAACTCTGCTGGCATCTGAATCAGGACCTGAACACGAATTTCCGGGTTAACCTTGATCTGGAAATTGCATGGAAACAAAACCGAAGAACTTATTTTTTTACTGTATTCGAATACCTGGATGCACGCCTGCTTAACGTACATTATCTCTATAACAATCACAAACAGGGAATGGCGTTACTTCCGGAAGTAAAACACCTCAACTATATCTGGATGATCAAAGGGCCTTATTTTACAACAAACGAGCGGGAAGGATTGTTAATGGATCTGAAACAGCTTCCCTACATCAGAATGGCAGTTGAATTATCTCGGGAAGAACTGAAGAACCGCAGAAATCTGATTTTGTAA
- a CDS encoding MGMT family protein, which translates to MNRQTKSSSAAPPNFLERVYELVRKVPRGRVTTYGAIAEACGMRISARMVGWAMNQSHRVLPPVPAHRVVNRKGLLTGKHHFATPTLMQELLEQEGVKVIHDQVVNFEQVFWDPHQHQ; encoded by the coding sequence ATGAACAGGCAGACTAAATCTTCATCCGCAGCCCCGCCCAATTTTCTGGAACGGGTCTATGAGCTGGTGCGCAAAGTGCCGCGTGGACGGGTAACCACCTATGGCGCTATTGCCGAAGCCTGTGGCATGAGAATATCAGCCCGAATGGTGGGATGGGCCATGAACCAGTCGCATCGAGTGTTACCGCCTGTGCCTGCCCACCGGGTAGTAAACCGCAAAGGACTGCTGACAGGCAAACATCATTTTGCCACACCCACCTTGATGCAGGAATTGCTGGAACAAGAAGGCGTAAAAGTAATCCATGATCAGGTCGTAAATTTTGAACAGGTATTCTGGGATCCGCATCAACATCAATAA
- the trmB gene encoding tRNA (guanosine(46)-N7)-methyltransferase TrmB, with product MAHKKLIRFEEIKLFPNVLSFPEGMAGKWHAFFKNDFPIVLELGCGKGEYSLGLVRMYKKLNAIGVDVKGNRIWKGARTALDEQLNRVAFLRIQIEQLVMYFARGEVSAIWIPFPDPHPRKSRAKKRLTHPRFLWQYQQILQPGGLIHLKTDSRDLFDFTLEVIAQTGCKIFAMNEDVPENAEAELGIETYYERQHRAEGRKIHYLSFTLPDNPDTFEPWSKATLSAIAAQQQGLFHINHPSLTNPMKHEQAD from the coding sequence ATGGCACACAAAAAGCTGATCCGGTTTGAAGAAATCAAGCTCTTTCCCAATGTGTTGAGTTTCCCGGAAGGTATGGCCGGGAAATGGCATGCATTCTTTAAGAATGATTTTCCGATTGTGCTGGAACTGGGTTGCGGAAAGGGCGAATACAGCCTGGGACTGGTGCGCATGTACAAAAAACTGAACGCCATCGGCGTAGATGTAAAAGGAAACCGGATCTGGAAGGGCGCCCGCACAGCATTGGATGAGCAGTTGAATCGGGTAGCTTTCCTGCGTATTCAAATCGAACAGTTGGTTATGTATTTTGCCAGAGGCGAAGTTTCTGCCATCTGGATTCCGTTTCCGGATCCACATCCAAGAAAATCAAGAGCGAAAAAAAGGCTCACCCATCCCCGGTTTCTTTGGCAATACCAGCAAATTTTGCAACCAGGAGGGTTGATTCATTTGAAAACCGATTCGAGAGACTTGTTTGACTTTACGCTCGAAGTCATTGCCCAAACTGGATGTAAAATTTTTGCTATGAACGAAGATGTACCGGAAAACGCTGAAGCAGAGCTGGGTATTGAAACCTACTATGAACGCCAGCACCGAGCTGAAGGCAGGAAAATTCATTATCTTTCTTTTACTCTTCCTGATAACCCTGATACTTTTGAACCCTGGAGCAAAGCCACCCTTTCAGCCATAGCTGCACAGCAGCAGGGATTGTTTCATATCAATCACCCATCCTTGACAAATCCTATGAAACATGAACAGGCAGACTAA
- a CDS encoding Lrp/AsnC ligand binding domain-containing protein, whose product MASSLNIDKLDLKIINEMMHDAGISYADLGKKLFVSGGTIHVRMKKLQELGIVKGTRLQVDLKKIGYDVTAFVGIYLEKSSLYDSVVKELKRIPEIVRVNYTTGNYSIFAEVVCRDIQQLRRVLHDELQKVKGIERTETFISLEESFSRSVSIDTEEPAVSEKNGKE is encoded by the coding sequence ATGGCCAGCTCATTGAATATCGACAAACTTGACCTGAAAATCATCAATGAAATGATGCATGATGCGGGCATCTCCTATGCCGATCTGGGCAAAAAATTATTTGTCTCCGGTGGCACCATCCACGTCCGCATGAAAAAGCTGCAGGAACTGGGTATTGTGAAAGGTACCCGCCTGCAGGTGGATCTGAAAAAAATCGGATACGACGTTACTGCCTTTGTGGGCATTTATCTGGAAAAAAGTTCGCTGTACGACAGTGTGGTAAAAGAGTTGAAAAGAATACCCGAAATTGTACGGGTCAATTACACAACCGGCAACTACAGCATATTTGCCGAGGTCGTATGCCGGGATATTCAGCAACTCAGGCGGGTATTGCATGATGAATTGCAGAAGGTCAAAGGTATTGAACGTACGGAAACCTTTATTTCCCTGGAAGAAAGCTTCAGCCGCAGCGTTTCCATAGATACGGAAGAACCCGCTGTATCCGAGAAAAACGGAAAGGAATAA
- a CDS encoding SDR family oxidoreductase gives MELSLKGKTACIGGASQGIGLATAIALSRLGASCILLSRNEKRLQEAIGQLDVSEGQQHRYVCVDFGDTSQVKTIAEMLPTQGPVEILVNNSGGPAPGPLVEAPPQAFESAFREHLIASQLLVQALVPGMRASGYGRIINILSTSVKAPIAGLGVSTTIRWAMAGWAKVLATELAPSGITVNCILPGSTLTGRLEQLFEDTAHRLQLSVEKVKQRAQEEIPMKRFATPAEIAQAVAFLASPAGAYITGVYLQVDGGKTPVG, from the coding sequence ATGGAACTTTCCTTAAAAGGCAAAACGGCCTGCATCGGCGGCGCATCACAGGGTATCGGGCTGGCCACGGCTATTGCTTTATCCCGACTGGGAGCCAGCTGCATATTGTTATCGAGGAACGAAAAACGGCTGCAGGAAGCTATTGGGCAACTGGATGTATCAGAAGGGCAGCAACATCGGTATGTTTGTGTGGATTTTGGCGATACTAGCCAGGTGAAAACCATTGCCGAAATGTTGCCCACACAAGGCCCCGTAGAGATTCTGGTGAACAACAGCGGCGGCCCGGCTCCTGGTCCATTGGTGGAAGCACCGCCACAGGCTTTCGAATCTGCATTTCGGGAACATCTCATTGCCAGCCAGTTGCTGGTTCAGGCCCTCGTTCCGGGGATGCGGGCCAGTGGCTACGGTCGTATCATCAATATTTTGTCCACTTCCGTTAAAGCTCCCATTGCCGGTTTGGGCGTATCCACAACCATCCGCTGGGCTATGGCCGGATGGGCTAAAGTGCTGGCCACCGAGCTGGCGCCGTCTGGCATTACGGTGAACTGCATATTGCCGGGTTCTACTCTTACCGGCAGGCTGGAACAATTGTTCGAAGATACTGCCCATCGTCTCCAACTGTCAGTCGAAAAAGTTAAACAGCGGGCACAGGAAGAAATCCCGATGAAACGCTTTGCTACACCAGCAGAAATTGCACAGGCTGTTGCTTTTCTGGCAAGCCCGGCTGGAGCCTATATTACCGGCGTGTATTTGCAGGTTGATGGAGGAAAAACACCTGTCGGATAA
- a CDS encoding DUF4290 domain-containing protein, giving the protein MEYNTTRNPLVIREYGRNIQKMIEYLLTIEDKEKRQRNALAVIELMGTLNPHLRNVEDFRHKLWDHLFLISDFKLDVDSPYPKPTRESLKPKPAPLPYPKKHPRYSHLGKNLELLIEKALREPDPEKKTAFAQVIGNYMKLAYNNWHKENVHDDMIRSELAAITHNQLDYQPGVPMVQAGDSYRNTKRRYNKYNGKGGSFNKYYNKYKNRNK; this is encoded by the coding sequence ATGGAATACAATACCACCCGCAACCCGCTGGTGATTCGGGAATATGGGCGGAATATTCAGAAGATGATTGAATACCTGCTCACCATTGAAGATAAGGAAAAACGCCAGCGCAATGCTTTGGCCGTCATTGAGCTGATGGGAACCCTCAACCCGCATCTGCGGAATGTGGAAGATTTCCGGCACAAGTTATGGGATCATTTGTTTCTGATTTCTGATTTTAAACTGGATGTGGATTCGCCTTATCCCAAGCCCACCCGGGAATCCCTGAAGCCCAAACCGGCACCCCTGCCTTATCCCAAGAAACACCCGCGATACAGCCACCTGGGTAAAAATCTGGAATTATTGATCGAAAAAGCCTTGCGTGAACCGGATCCCGAGAAAAAAACCGCTTTTGCGCAGGTGATTGGCAATTACATGAAACTTGCCTATAACAACTGGCATAAGGAAAATGTGCACGACGACATGATTCGCAGCGAGCTGGCTGCCATCACCCACAACCAGCTGGATTATCAACCCGGTGTGCCCATGGTCCAGGCAGGCGATTCTTACAGAAATACCAAACGCCGTTACAATAAATACAACGGCAAGGGAGGATCTTTCAACAAGTATTACAACAAGTATAAAAACCGCAACAAGTGA
- the murA gene encoding UDP-N-acetylglucosamine 1-carboxyvinyltransferase codes for MSTVLEVTGGTALHGTIVPQGAKNEALQVIAATLLTEEPVTIHNIPDIADVNLLIEILADLGVAVQRHDRHSCTFQAKTIDFDYLKTPEFRKKSSRLRGIVLLAGPLLARWKRAIMPSPGGDKIGRRRLDTHLLGLQQLGATFRYENFYYLLETKGLQGNYVLLDEPSVTGTANLIMAAVYAKGSTTLYHAACEPYVQQLCHMLVRMGAKISGIGSNLLTIEGVDQLGGCTHHILPDMIEIGSFIGMAAMTRGEIRIQQAGVKHLGQIPQKFRQLGIQVLIEGDDIIVPRQEHYQIQHFLDGSIPTIYDHPWPGFTPDLLSIMLVVATQARGSVLIHQKMFESRLFFVDKLLDMGARIILCDPHRAVVIGLDWEYMLRGITMSSPDIRAGVALLIAALSAEGTSMIQNVEQIDRGYESIDQRLRALGAHIRRIEV; via the coding sequence GTGAGTACTGTCCTTGAAGTCACCGGTGGAACGGCGCTTCATGGAACGATTGTACCGCAGGGAGCCAAAAATGAAGCTCTGCAGGTGATAGCTGCCACTCTGCTTACCGAAGAGCCTGTTACCATCCACAATATTCCGGATATAGCCGATGTGAACTTGCTGATTGAGATTTTGGCAGATCTTGGGGTTGCGGTTCAGCGGCATGATCGCCACAGCTGTACTTTTCAGGCGAAGACCATTGATTTTGATTACCTGAAAACGCCGGAGTTTCGTAAAAAATCATCCCGCCTCAGAGGTATCGTATTGCTGGCAGGCCCCTTGCTGGCCCGCTGGAAACGGGCTATCATGCCCAGTCCGGGCGGAGATAAAATAGGCCGTCGCCGGCTGGATACCCATTTGCTGGGCCTGCAACAGCTGGGGGCGACTTTTCGGTATGAGAATTTTTATTATTTGCTGGAAACAAAGGGACTGCAGGGCAATTATGTATTGCTCGATGAGCCTTCTGTGACGGGAACGGCCAACCTGATTATGGCTGCCGTATATGCCAAAGGCAGTACCACCCTTTATCATGCAGCCTGTGAACCCTACGTGCAGCAACTATGCCACATGCTGGTACGGATGGGTGCAAAAATTTCCGGCATTGGCTCCAATTTGCTGACCATTGAGGGCGTGGATCAACTAGGAGGCTGTACCCATCATATCCTGCCCGACATGATTGAAATCGGATCTTTTATCGGGATGGCCGCCATGACCCGCGGAGAGATCCGGATTCAACAGGCAGGTGTAAAACATCTGGGGCAGATTCCCCAGAAATTCCGCCAGCTGGGTATCCAGGTGCTTATTGAAGGCGATGATATTATTGTCCCCCGCCAGGAACATTATCAGATTCAGCACTTTCTGGATGGGTCAATACCTACGATTTACGACCACCCCTGGCCGGGATTTACGCCCGACTTGCTCAGCATTATGCTGGTGGTAGCCACTCAGGCAAGGGGAAGTGTACTGATTCACCAGAAAATGTTTGAAAGCAGGCTATTTTTTGTGGATAAGCTGCTCGACATGGGTGCCCGCATCATCTTATGCGATCCGCATCGGGCTGTGGTGATAGGGCTGGATTGGGAATACATGTTGAGGGGGATTACCATGAGCTCGCCTGATATCCGCGCCGGCGTAGCTCTGCTGATAGCCGCTTTAAGTGCTGAAGGTACCAGTATGATTCAGAATGTGGAGCAGATTGACCGGGGTTATGAATCCATTGATCAGCGCCTGCGGGCCCTGGGCGCCCATATCCGAAGAATAGAGGTATAA
- the gmk gene encoding guanylate kinase, translating into MDQQTSQPLVIVTAPSGSGKTTIVHHLLKRFPELDFSVSACTRPPRQHEVNGRDYYFLTPEAFQEKIRQGAFAEYEMVYEGKYYGTLISELERIWRNHQIPLVDIDVRGAMHLLEKYPQSLSLFIQPPSLDVLRERLIKRGSETSVSLEERLRKAVDELGYASRFHHIIYNDTLEHALSQAEAAVAPFIARMLNKEIH; encoded by the coding sequence ATGGATCAACAGACATCTCAACCGCTAGTTATAGTTACTGCACCTTCTGGATCAGGGAAAACCACTATTGTGCATCATTTGCTGAAACGTTTTCCTGAGCTGGATTTTTCAGTATCGGCTTGTACCCGCCCACCCCGCCAGCATGAAGTCAATGGCCGCGATTACTATTTTCTGACACCCGAAGCATTTCAGGAAAAAATCAGACAGGGAGCCTTTGCAGAATATGAAATGGTGTATGAGGGCAAATATTATGGCACCCTGATCAGCGAGCTGGAACGCATCTGGCGCAACCATCAGATTCCGCTGGTGGATATCGATGTGCGCGGGGCTATGCACCTGCTGGAAAAATATCCTCAATCCCTTTCCTTATTTATTCAGCCCCCCTCTCTGGATGTGCTCCGTGAGAGGCTCATCAAGCGGGGTTCCGAAACATCCGTTTCACTGGAAGAACGCCTGCGCAAGGCTGTTGATGAGTTAGGCTATGCTTCCCGTTTTCATCATATCATCTACAATGACACCCTGGAGCATGCCCTCTCCCAGGCCGAAGCTGCCGTGGCGCCCTTTATTGCCCGTATGCTGAACAAAGAAATTCACTAA
- a CDS encoding hemolysin family protein, which yields MDTYQTSGLVVIILLLLTAFFTGIETAFFSANKLSIEVRKKQGKWLGRILNHFIQNPDQLVGTCIVGVNIMLVIYGTVVFTALQPFWENLLLRGALNNPYLKLIVEILLSSFLILAFGEFLPRILFKARADFMLKIFLIPFYGFYMLFQPLVNALIGMAEWILIYLFNARLSDRKLVFSKMELHQFMHENQYSALHKELNTKWFENALALVHVRIRECMVPRNEIVAIPLDSTLEEARQKCIATRLSKIIVYEDSIDQICGYIHQLDFFSNPARLKDILHSIPAVPETMRAVDLITKFSETRKTIAWVVDEFGGTAGIVTMEDVLEEIFGEFRDEHDQKGLVEQQIAEREYLFSGRLEIDYLNEKYQLGLPKKDSETLSGLIIAHHETIPREKERIIIDQFEFEIISVSETRIETVKLRVLE from the coding sequence ATGGATACGTATCAGACTTCTGGTCTCGTTGTTATTATCCTGCTCCTGTTGACTGCCTTTTTCACCGGAATAGAAACAGCTTTTTTTTCAGCCAACAAGCTGAGCATCGAAGTCCGAAAAAAGCAGGGAAAATGGTTGGGGCGGATTTTAAATCATTTTATCCAGAACCCCGATCAGCTGGTAGGTACCTGCATTGTAGGAGTCAACATCATGCTTGTCATTTATGGTACGGTAGTATTTACCGCACTTCAGCCATTTTGGGAAAATCTACTGCTCAGGGGCGCTTTGAACAATCCTTATCTGAAACTTATTGTAGAAATTCTGCTTTCAAGCTTTTTGATTCTGGCTTTTGGTGAATTTCTGCCTCGCATCCTGTTCAAGGCCAGGGCCGATTTCATGCTGAAGATTTTTCTGATTCCGTTTTATGGATTTTACATGCTTTTTCAGCCGCTGGTCAATGCATTGATCGGTATGGCCGAATGGATTTTGATTTATCTGTTTAATGCACGCCTTTCCGATCGCAAGCTGGTGTTCAGCAAAATGGAGCTGCATCAGTTTATGCACGAAAACCAGTATTCTGCTTTGCACAAGGAGCTTAATACCAAATGGTTTGAGAATGCCCTGGCACTGGTGCATGTGCGCATCAGGGAATGTATGGTGCCCCGCAATGAAATAGTGGCCATCCCGCTGGATAGTACACTTGAAGAAGCCCGCCAGAAGTGCATTGCAACCCGATTATCCAAGATTATTGTGTATGAAGATTCCATTGACCAGATCTGCGGATATATTCATCAGCTCGATTTCTTTTCCAATCCCGCCCGGCTAAAGGATATCCTGCATAGTATCCCAGCGGTACCGGAAACCATGCGGGCTGTGGATCTGATTACTAAATTTTCAGAAACCCGCAAAACCATTGCCTGGGTGGTGGATGAATTCGGGGGTACGGCAGGAATCGTAACCATGGAAGATGTGCTGGAGGAAATCTTCGGGGAGTTCAGGGATGAACACGATCAGAAGGGCCTGGTGGAACAACAGATTGCGGAGCGTGAATATCTGTTTTCCGGCAGGCTGGAAATTGATTATTTGAATGAAAAATATCAGCTGGGCCTGCCTAAGAAAGACAGTGAAACTTTATCCGGATTGATTATTGCGCATCACGAAACCATTCCCCGGGAAAAAGAGCGCATCATTATTGATCAATTTGAATTTGAAATCATCAGCGTGTCCGAAACCCGCATTGAAACGGTGAAATTAAGAGTGCTGGAGTGA